CCTCGTGGCGCCCATCCACCACCGCCACGGACACGCTCGTGGCGTCCTGGGCAGGAAGCTGGAGGGTCAGCGGGCCCGGCCCCTTCACCTGGACCACCCGCAGCACCGCCGTGCCCGAGCGTGCCGCCGCCACCAGGTGGAGCGCGACCGTCTCGTCGCCCTCGCGGGGCTGGAAGCCCACCGAGACCGTCCCGGCCCCGCCCGCCACCTCGAAGTATCGGACGGCCGCGGGGGCAACGCGCACCGAGGGCTCGTCCACCGGGAGCGTCTTGGGCGCGAGCACCAGCTCCGCATAGCCCGCGCCCCGCGCGTACCCCTGCCCGGCCTGCCACCGCGAGCCCGTGGAGAGGTTCCACTGGGCGAACTCCGTGAAGGCCGTGTCGAAGTCCGTGCTCCAGTCGCGGCGCAGACACGTGTCCAGCAACACCGGCCAGCGTGCCGTGGGCGAGCGGACGCTCTCCTCCCAGAACGAGCGGATGAGCCCATCCCCGAAGCGCTCCCCCAGGAACTGGAAGAACAGGGACGCGCCATAGCTGAATGCCTGCGCGGGCCCGTCCGGATCCAGCACCAGGCTGCGGTCGGGCCGCTCCAGGTACGCGGACGAGAAGTGATCCAGGTCGTCCAGCGCGGGCTCGAAGCGCTCGGTGGCCCAGACCGCGCTGCCCTCCCCCGCCACGCTGCCCAGGCCCGGGTGGTAGACCGCCTGCACCGCATGGAAGAACTCGTGGCTGGCCAGCGTGGCCACGGCCTCTTCGTACGAGCCGTAGGAGTAGCCCGCGAAGTCATTCTCCTGAAGGATGTGCCCCGTGCAGTCCGTGTCCGCCCCGAGGCACCCGTCCAGCCGGTAGGCCCCATCGGCCCGCAGGGCGAAGTCCACCAGGTACACGTCGAACTTCCCGTCCCCGCCGGCGGTGTCCTCAGACGGCAAGCGGTAGCCCAGCCCCGCGTAGAAGGCCGCCACGCGGTCGTACACCCGCGCCGCTGCCTCGACCGAGTCCGGGATTCCGCTGCCATCCGCATCCGCCCCAGCCACCGCGTTGGGCCCCGAGCGGGAAAAGTGCAGGCGGAAGCGCCCGCCCGGCGACACCGTGGACTCCACGGTCTCTCCGGGCTCGAAACGCGGAAGGGGCGCTGACGGCTCCGTAGGGCGTACCGCCGCCACGAGCCGCCCCGCCATGTCGCCGGGCACCTCATGCGGGGGCCGGGCGGAATCACACCCAGCGCCCAGGAGCAGCGTCAGCGCCAGGGCCCTCACGGCAGGAAGGCCCACCGGATGCGGAACTGCGCCGCGCCGTTGGGAGCGGGCGCGGAGCCCGTCTCGTTGCAGGTCTGCTGTGGCTCCGGATCGTAATAGTGCGTCACCTCCAGCTTCACGTGACGGCCGTCCGCCAGGCGCACCACGAAGACGTTCCCCGTCATGGCCAGACAGGCCTCGTACGCCCAGAAGCTACCCATCGCCGTGGCGGGCCCCAGCCCCGCCCCGTGGGAGACGGACTCGCACGTGTCCGTGTAGTAGTTCTCGGAGGTGAATGCCCAGGACGGGTCCACGGCGGTCACCGCCTCGAAGGCCGTTCCCGCGGGGGTCTGCGCCACCAGCGTGCAGGAGGGGCCGGACACCCCGCTGTTCACCCGGATGATGTAGCGGCGGAACGCGATGTCCCAGTCCATGGACGCCAGCGCGGCCTGGTCATCCACCGCCACCGCCGTCAGGCCCTGCGCGGTGAAGCGGGCATAGGTATAGGACTGCGTGGGCGGATTGCCGCCGCCGCGCGCATCCACATACGTGTGGAATTCGCCCGCCGTGGTGCCGTCCTCCCGGATGGCCCCCGCCGACACGGTGGTCAGCAGGTCGAGCCCGTCAATGCTCTCCTCGGAGCAGCGCACCGGGGCGGGCGCGCACTGCGGCTCGCCGCGCCCATCGCTGACCGGGGGCGTCTCCTCCGGGTCGTCACCGCAATTCACCAGCGCCAGGGACATCGCCAGGACGGCCAGCGCTGGAAGCCACCGCGCGTGCGAACGCTTCAACTCAGGGAGGGAGGACATGGCCGCCCACCCTAGGTGATAACGATTCTCATTTTCAACGCGAAAGTGGCCCCGACGGGGCCCTCACCGCGCTGGGGCTCAGCCCACGTCCTTCAGCGTCACCGCCTCGGGGGACACCTCACCGCGCAGGTCCTTCGGCGGGGCGATGGCGGCCTTGAGCTCCCGGTACGTCTGCGCGTAGCTGCCCTGGAGGATGGCCTCGCGCAGCTTGCCCATCAGCTTCTGATAGTGGCGCACGTTGTGGATGGAGAGCATGCGCGAGCCCAGGTGGTGCTTGCCGCGCATCAGGTGCTGCAAGTAGCCGCGCGTGTAGCGCGTGCACACCATGCAGTCACACGCCGCGTCCAGCGGGGCGTCGTCCAGCCGGTAGACCATGCGGGTGATGCGCACCAGCCCCTCGAAGGTGTACGCGTAGCCCTGCTGCGCCATCTTCGTGGGGATGATGCAGTCGAACATGTCCACGCCCCGCATCACCGCCTCCAGCAGGTCCGTGGGCGTGCCCACCCCCATGAGGTAGCGCGGCTTGTCCGTGGGCAGGGAGGCGGTGGCGCGGGCCGTCATCGTCTCGCGCTCCTCCTTCGTCTCCCCCACCGCCAGGCCGCCAATGGCGAAGCCATCGAACGGCAGCTGGGTGAGGAACGCGGAGCTCTCGTCCCGCAGGCGCGGGTAGACGCCGCCCTGGACGATGCCGAACAGCGCCTGGCCCGTGGGCACCTTGTCCTTGGCGGCCAGGCTGCGCACCGCCCAGCGGTGGGTGCGCTCCATGGCCTCGCGCGTGCCCGCCTCGTCCGTGCGCGAGTCGATGCACACGTCCAGCACCATCATGATCTCCGAGTTGATCGCCTGCTGCATGGCGATGC
This genomic interval from Stigmatella aurantiaca contains the following:
- a CDS encoding MXAN_6640 family putative metalloprotease, which gives rise to MAGRLVAAVRPTEPSAPLPRFEPGETVESTVSPGGRFRLHFSRSGPNAVAGADADGSGIPDSVEAAARVYDRVAAFYAGLGYRLPSEDTAGGDGKFDVYLVDFALRADGAYRLDGCLGADTDCTGHILQENDFAGYSYGSYEEAVATLASHEFFHAVQAVYHPGLGSVAGEGSAVWATERFEPALDDLDHFSSAYLERPDRSLVLDPDGPAQAFSYGASLFFQFLGERFGDGLIRSFWEESVRSPTARWPVLLDTCLRRDWSTDFDTAFTEFAQWNLSTGSRWQAGQGYARGAGYAELVLAPKTLPVDEPSVRVAPAAVRYFEVAGGAGTVSVGFQPREGDETVALHLVAAARSGTAVLRVVQVKGPGPLTLQLPAQDATSVSVAVVDGRHEGTGRYGRLCMVPSATATPCGEEPGEEPQESEEPESSKGCQAGPGAGGGGLLLAAGLWRLRRRRLGSSTR
- a CDS encoding HmuY family protein; the encoded protein is MSSLPELKRSHARWLPALAVLAMSLALVNCGDDPEETPPVSDGRGEPQCAPAPVRCSEESIDGLDLLTTVSAGAIREDGTTAGEFHTYVDARGGGNPPTQSYTYARFTAQGLTAVAVDDQAALASMDWDIAFRRYIIRVNSGVSGPSCTLVAQTPAGTAFEAVTAVDPSWAFTSENYYTDTCESVSHGAGLGPATAMGSFWAYEACLAMTGNVFVVRLADGRHVKLEVTHYYDPEPQQTCNETGSAPAPNGAAQFRIRWAFLP
- the tgt gene encoding tRNA guanosine(34) transglycosylase Tgt, which encodes MAVRFELLTTDPTGARAGVLHTRRGSFPTPMFMPVATHAAFRHLGTEEVWETGSRILLANTYHLMLRPGADVFRKFGGIHPFMQWDGAILTDSGGFQIFSLPEDRLITEKGAQFRSFYDNSRQMLSPETSIAMQQAINSEIMMVLDVCIDSRTDEAGTREAMERTHRWAVRSLAAKDKVPTGQALFGIVQGGVYPRLRDESSAFLTQLPFDGFAIGGLAVGETKEERETMTARATASLPTDKPRYLMGVGTPTDLLEAVMRGVDMFDCIIPTKMAQQGYAYTFEGLVRITRMVYRLDDAPLDAACDCMVCTRYTRGYLQHLMRGKHHLGSRMLSIHNVRHYQKLMGKLREAILQGSYAQTYRELKAAIAPPKDLRGEVSPEAVTLKDVG